A single Drosophila miranda strain MSH22 chromosome XR, D.miranda_PacBio2.1, whole genome shotgun sequence DNA region contains:
- the LOC117186700 gene encoding uncharacterized protein LOC117186700 isoform X7, with protein MDLENTNTSAKLKASATGNGINGSQNQQLSLHDCATATAAAGARATSSQYQDDKNMTVLGVTTVIPTLATGLATAVLDLPPPSATLSEQENVVISEAAKLPPEEGTTVIPSTQESIVSIETETYTSGCPSVSTSACPVSVSIGPSASDFDSDTELSIVAAAAAAAVASTEIDLKSPSLSTTVSTLASGGAVPLASTQIGSGLGAGAVNTNGYNANNNTSSSAHLSLNAKQQRQQKRRRERAQRLQAERDSRCSSSTLNGTYIAGSMGISGCSAGSVNVAVAGVVGQGIGAIATGASSTVLIGSGPGGPGNGMIYHINSAGSMGEDSNNSNGNFTSSSNGSNNLLPPTDSIASLLLNPPHSPECNSGLMATPSDSEGESLDEDLLSTSSSSTLLLPRDKPPPRPPPPVRRKLPRSPVLEEEIIDGFAILEFKTYEDLEFAIKLGQKRKEKRLSALEELTSTYCIEEMKIPKIIDTGQPHPLRANSLSTLSVNNSNQKENTQVHHRNAGVVVINNNCTTSNSNINNSCSAVYMLPSASTVPDTQAECVAHWRSEYGQQQDQMQCGNSVNVKSNISNENQISNSCSQQVNPAKLSGKQSDDVGTVASLINSTTNFLENGNEALILDISRSTVTVGVGENTKDCMKMSTISESSKIDANKSHNLPASINKTVELPCNIVSSVDILNNSMEYIGKKGLKSNDASAVATATNNHKGVCKISSQPTQAIEKSNQSKDLEVPTSAACQKLNIQDLTNGTAQDVPINNNKKDNEQNDIFIEAPRCSSKGDNNCDNGCGENKYYKSAIECHIINWPFTGCQHKYTILCHRAESIRWYNHFIIKFINDRTRDGSTSLFSKDWVVVKLYLFRFGINTHLIHICYI; from the exons ATGGATCTGGAAAATACCAATACAAGCGCAAAATTAAAGGCGTCAGCAACTGGAAACGGCATTAATGGATCACAAAATCAGCAGCTGTCGTTACATGACTGTGCAACcgctacagcagcagctgggGCTAGAGCAACATCGTCCCAATACCAAGATGATAAAAATATGACGGTACTTGGTGTGACGACAGTTATACCAACTCTTGCGACGGGACTTGCGACGGCAGTCCTAGACCTTCCTCCACCTTCTGCTACTCTCTCAGAACAAGAAAACGTGGTTATCTCTGAAGCAGCAAAACTTCCACCAGAAGAAGGAACCACGGTTATACCTTCAACACAAGAATCGATTGTGTCGATTGAAACAGAAACATATACATCAGGATGCCCTTCTGTGTCAACTTCTGCCTGTCCAGTATCAGTTTCAATAGGGCCCAGTGCAAGTGATTTCGACTCCGATACGGAACTCTCGATAGtagctgctgcggctgcggcagcCGTAGCTTCAACGGAGATAGATTTGAAGTCACCATCCTTATCTACAACAGTATCTACACTGGCTTCTGGTGGTGCAGTGCCCTTAGCAAGTACTCAAATCGGATCAGGATTAGGAGCGGGTGCTGTCAACACAAATGGATACAATGCCAATAATAACACATCCAGCAGTGCTCATCTTAGTCTTAACGCAAAACAACAGCGTCAACAAAAGCGACGCCGTGAGCGTGCCCAGCGTCTGCAAGCGGAACGCGATAGTCGGTGTAGCTCAAGTACCTTAAATGGCACATATATTGCTGGATCTATGGGAATCAGTGGATGCAGTGCTGGTAGTGTCAATGTAGCTGTTGCAGGCGTTGTAGGTCAAGGAATCGGAGCCATAGCTACTGGTGCCTCATCAACTGTTCTGATAGGTAGTGGACCGGGAGGACCAGGCAATGGCATGATATACCACATAAATAGCGCGGGCAGCATGGGCGAGGACAGTAATAATTCCAACGGAAATTTTACCAGCAGTAGTAATGGCAGTAACAACCTTCTGCCTCCTACAGATAGTATTGCATCATTATTGTTAAATCCGCCACATTCCCCCGAGTGCAATTCCGGATTAATGGCCACGCCTAGTGATAGCGAAGGCGAATCCCTCGATGAAGATCTTCTTTCaacgtcatcatcatcaacgcTGTTGCTTCCACGTGACAAGCCACCCCCTCGTCCTCCGCCCCCTGTTCGTAGAAAATTACCTCGCTCTCCGGTGCTTGAAGAGGAAATCATCGATGGATTTGCCATATTGGAGTTTAAAACATATGAAGATCTCGAG TTCGCTATTAAATTGGGTCAAAAACGAAAGGAGAAGCGCCTATCCGCACTCGAAGAGCTAACGTCAACCTACTGCATTGAGGAAATGAAAATTCCAAAGATCATCGATACTGGTCAACCACATCCGCTGCGTGCTAATAGCTTATCCACGCTGTCTGTTAATAACAGCAATCAAAAGGAGAACACTCAGGTTCATCATCGCAATGCTGGCGTTGTCGTTATTAACAACAATTGTACCACATCTAACAGCAATATTAACAACAGTTGTAGTGCGGTATACATGTTGCCTTCAGCAAGCACAGTTCCCGATACGCAAGCGGAATGTGTAGCACATTGGCGATCTGAATACGGACAACAGCAAGACCAAATGCAATGCGGCAATAGTGTCAATGTTAAAAGTAACATCAGCAATGAGAATCAAATTAGTAATAGTTGTAGTCAACAAGTGAATCCCGCCAAGCTATCAGGCAAACAATCGGATGACGTTGGTACAGTAGCTAGCCTTATTAACAGTACAACTAATTTTCTAGAGAACGGTAACGAAGCGCTCATTTTGGATATCAGCCGCTCAACGGTAACCGTTGGAGTTGGGGAAAATACAAAAGATTGCATGAAGATGAGCACGATTAGCGAAAGCTCTAAGATCGACGCCAATAAATCTCACAATCTCCCTGCTAGCATTAATAAAACTGTTGAGTTACCTTGTAATATTGTATCATCAGTCGATATCCTCAACAACAGCATGGAATATATTGGAAAAAAAGGCTTAAAATCAAATGATGCTTCTGCAGTGGCAACAGCCACCAATAATCACAAGGGTGTGTGTAAAATATCATCGCAGCCGACGCAAGCTATAGAA AAATCAAACCAATCCAAGGATTTAGAAGTCCCCACATCGGCAGCCTGTCAAAAGTTGAATATTCAAGATTTAACTAACGGTACAGCGCAGGACGTTCccattaataataataaaaaggACAACGAACAAAATGATATTTTTATTGAA GCTCCAAGATGCAGTAGTAAGGGAGATAATAAC TGTGATAATGGCTGCGGAGAGAATAAG